A stretch of the Filimonas lacunae genome encodes the following:
- a CDS encoding diacylglycerol/lipid kinase family protein has translation MEYSAAVPPVETLNVKTIKSGLRDNIVTRRFIYLVNPISGTSKKEAFIKLLKNISNQRNLNYEIVPTSSTGNYDFLIDKIRDEQITDIVIIGGDGTVNQVINALRHLPVRFGIIPFGSGNGLAFSAGIPKKPKEAFELILTGSAMPVDAFMVNDQFSCMLTGLGFDAQVAHDFATKDSRGLLTYTQQSLLNFFKAHPYQFEVVLDSFSFFTDAFFISVANSNQFGNNFTIAPAASLQDGLLDIVIAQKMNKAKLPFAILRQIRGNNKLQQLVEDMANKNVLYFQTPSLTIKNLKHAPLHIDGEPRETIEELKIEIIPHCFHLIRSMA, from the coding sequence ATGGAATATTCAGCAGCGGTGCCACCGGTAGAAACATTGAATGTGAAAACAATTAAAAGTGGCCTTAGAGACAATATAGTGACACGCAGATTTATTTATCTTGTAAATCCGATATCAGGAACCTCTAAAAAAGAGGCCTTTATCAAATTGTTGAAAAATATCAGCAATCAGCGTAATCTCAACTACGAAATTGTACCTACCAGCTCAACGGGAAATTATGATTTCCTGATTGATAAGATACGTGACGAGCAAATAACCGATATAGTGATCATTGGCGGTGACGGAACTGTGAACCAGGTAATCAACGCCCTGCGACACCTGCCCGTGCGGTTTGGCATTATCCCTTTTGGTAGTGGTAATGGCCTGGCTTTTTCGGCCGGCATTCCTAAAAAGCCCAAAGAAGCCTTTGAACTGATTTTAACAGGTAGCGCCATGCCGGTGGATGCCTTTATGGTAAATGATCAGTTTTCGTGTATGCTTACCGGTTTAGGCTTCGACGCCCAGGTGGCACACGATTTTGCCACTAAAGATTCCAGAGGGCTATTAACCTATACCCAGCAAAGCCTGCTGAACTTTTTTAAGGCACATCCTTATCAGTTTGAGGTGGTTTTAGACAGTTTTTCGTTTTTTACGGATGCTTTCTTTATCAGTGTGGCTAACAGTAACCAGTTTGGTAACAACTTTACCATTGCGCCGGCTGCCAGCCTGCAGGATGGGCTACTGGATATTGTAATTGCCCAAAAAATGAATAAAGCCAAGCTTCCTTTTGCTATCTTGCGTCAGATTAGGGGCAATAATAAGCTACAGCAACTGGTAGAAGATATGGCCAACAAAAACGTGCTGTATTTTCAAACTCCCTCATTAACCATCAAAAATCTGAAACATGCTCCCCTGCATATTGATGGTGAACCACGGGAAACGATAGAAGAGCTGAAAATTGAGATTATTCCCCACTGCTTTCATCTGATTCGCAGCATGGCATAA
- a CDS encoding DUF4290 domain-containing protein, protein MEYNTTRNYLVMREYGRHIQKMVEHLLTLEDREERQQQTKVVIELMGFLNPHLKNVEDFRHMLWDHLFYISDFKLEVDSPYPIPTKETYKARPDPLPYPKRYPKYSHLGKNLETVIEKALNEEDPEKKAGFANTVAYYMKLAYSNWHKELVHDDAIRVEMNQITGGELEFSNTPYIKHRAPAFDRDDYPSRSNNRGGRQQQSFKSGGGRSNNNNNRNNGGGSNNRGNNGNGNNRNNNGGGGSNNRNNNNQNFKKRFK, encoded by the coding sequence ATGGAATACAATACTACCCGGAATTATTTAGTAATGCGTGAATATGGCCGCCATATTCAGAAGATGGTAGAACACCTGCTAACGCTTGAAGACAGGGAAGAACGTCAGCAACAGACTAAAGTGGTGATTGAACTGATGGGATTTTTAAACCCCCACCTGAAAAATGTGGAGGATTTCAGACACATGCTTTGGGATCACCTTTTTTATATCAGCGATTTTAAATTAGAAGTGGATAGCCCTTATCCTATTCCTACAAAAGAAACCTATAAGGCCAGACCTGATCCGCTGCCTTATCCTAAGCGCTACCCTAAATACTCGCACCTGGGCAAAAACCTGGAAACAGTAATAGAAAAAGCGTTGAATGAAGAAGATCCTGAGAAAAAAGCAGGTTTTGCCAACACAGTAGCTTACTACATGAAGCTGGCTTACAGCAACTGGCATAAAGAACTGGTACACGACGATGCCATCCGTGTGGAGATGAACCAGATTACCGGTGGTGAACTGGAATTCAGCAATACTCCTTACATTAAGCACAGGGCTCCGGCATTTGATCGCGACGATTATCCTTCCCGTAGCAACAATCGCGGCGGAAGACAACAGCAAAGCTTTAAAAGTGGCGGTGGTCGCAGCAATAACAACAATAACCGTAATAACGGTGGTGGCAGCAACAACCGTGGCAACAATGGTAATGGCAATAACCGCAACAATAATGGCGGTGGCGGTAGTAACAACCGTAACAACAATAACCAGAATTTCAAGAAGAGATTTAAGTAA